One region of Herpetosiphon gulosus genomic DNA includes:
- a CDS encoding helix-turn-helix domain-containing protein — protein MLGLSIILDTELQQRGWRRNTLAAESGVSEPTLSRIMNDAAYIPELKTMAALSKALKLPLRRLLEACGFDLDTTTPLDDSRRVQLLMTAVPELHTFLAPLAQLSPADRQSVITFAEMLAHKRSTTER, from the coding sequence ATGCTCGGCCTGTCCATCATCCTTGACACCGAATTGCAGCAACGCGGCTGGCGACGCAACACGCTTGCCGCAGAATCGGGAGTCAGCGAACCAACCCTGTCGCGTATTATGAACGATGCCGCCTACATCCCCGAACTCAAAACCATGGCGGCGCTATCGAAGGCCCTAAAACTTCCCCTGCGGCGCTTGCTGGAAGCCTGTGGTTTCGACCTTGATACCACAACGCCGCTCGACGACTCACGGCGCGTCCAACTCCTCATGACGGCGGTTCCTGAGTTACATACCTTCCTTGCACCTTTGGCACAACTATCGCCCGCCGATCGGCAATCTGTGATCACGTTTGCGGAAATG
- a CDS encoding helix-turn-helix transcriptional regulator, with translation MPRLSTLLNEELQKRGWDDRRLAKATGRNESIISSIRNDPTALPSLTTINALSIVLGIPMRELVAACGIDIDAAAQIDEAQRVQQMSTVIPEIQLFLPLLTQLTLDDRLAILAHSERRIQLHASQ, from the coding sequence ATGCCTAGATTATCGACCCTTCTTAACGAAGAATTGCAGAAACGTGGCTGGGACGACCGTAGGCTTGCCAAAGCTACAGGCCGCAACGAATCAATCATCTCATCCATCCGTAATGATCCGACCGCACTGCCCTCGCTCACCACTATCAATGCCTTGTCGATTGTCTTGGGCATTCCCATGCGAGAACTCGTTGCGGCCTGTGGCATTGACATTGATGCCGCAGCCCAGATTGACGAAGCACAGCGTGTGCAGCAGATGAGCACGGTCATCCCTGAAATCCAGCTGTTTCTGCCCCTCTTGACCCAGCTTACACTGGATGATCGACTCGCCATTCTCGCGCATTCCGAACGAAGAATACAACTACACGCATCGCAGTAA
- a CDS encoding tyrosine-type recombinase/integrase: MDDPTLLPPINAPASPIVADHRTALTLRGIQADTAAQSVMIAEYRSRLAPKTRRRHEVDLQGFADFLATVQVVIPVDEQEVSVLAHDPAAWDGITAGLISAFRTWMLTEGYAIGTINIRLATVRTYARLAHLAGVIPADAYSRIRAITGYRRSEGDNLDQQRVATAQATRIATKKATANILETPQIIELKQSPWRNPTARSEAVVARDALLVCLLIDLGLRCGEVALLRWDSLRNGLLTVARPKVKIVQRHRLLGDVGTMLARYQAIIPAPTDPAQPLIASFTQNGVFTHFGVSERAISKRIQQLGVLIGIANLSPHDLRHSWATRLAQLQVPIQALRDAGGWSNFATPGRYVAQQAIANDRIPLANDLVADSES, from the coding sequence ATGGATGACCCTACGCTGCTCCCTCCTATTAATGCTCCTGCCAGTCCGATAGTGGCCGATCATCGCACCGCCTTAACGCTCCGTGGCATCCAAGCGGATACCGCTGCGCAATCGGTAATGATTGCCGAGTATCGTAGTCGGCTTGCCCCGAAAACGCGCCGTCGCCACGAAGTCGATTTGCAAGGCTTTGCGGATTTCTTGGCCACCGTGCAGGTAGTGATTCCGGTGGACGAGCAGGAAGTCTCCGTGTTGGCCCACGACCCAGCGGCATGGGATGGTATCACCGCTGGTTTAATCAGTGCCTTTCGCACGTGGATGCTCACCGAAGGCTATGCGATTGGCACGATCAACATTCGCTTGGCCACGGTGCGCACCTATGCGCGGCTGGCTCACCTCGCGGGCGTGATTCCCGCCGATGCCTATAGTCGCATTCGTGCGATCACCGGCTATCGTCGCAGTGAAGGCGATAATCTCGATCAGCAGCGCGTGGCCACGGCGCAAGCCACCCGCATTGCCACGAAAAAGGCCACCGCCAACATTCTTGAGACCCCGCAAATTATTGAACTGAAGCAATCTCCATGGCGTAATCCAACGGCTCGCTCCGAGGCGGTTGTTGCCCGTGATGCCCTGCTCGTCTGCCTCTTGATTGACTTGGGCTTGCGTTGTGGCGAAGTCGCGCTGCTCCGCTGGGACTCACTGCGCAACGGCCTCTTGACCGTTGCGCGACCAAAAGTGAAGATCGTGCAGCGTCATCGCTTGCTCGGCGATGTTGGGACGATGCTCGCCCGCTATCAAGCCATCATTCCCGCTCCGACTGATCCAGCTCAGCCGCTGATTGCGAGCTTTACTCAGAATGGTGTATTTACCCACTTTGGCGTGTCCGAGCGGGCAATCAGCAAGCGGATTCAGCAGCTGGGGGTGCTGATCGGGATTGCAAACCTCTCGCCACACGACTTGCGCCACTCGTGGGCCACCCGCCTTGCCCAGTTGCAGGTGCCGATTCAGGCGTTGCGCGATGCGGGGGGCTGGTCGAATTTTGCTACGCCTGGGCGTTATGTGGCCCAGCAAGCGATTGCCAATGATCGCATTCCCTTGGCCAACGATCTGGTGGCTGATAGCGAATCTTGA
- a CDS encoding HEPN domain-containing protein: MKNFNCLGWWWIPSQEENKVAGELRFLAEKGFFLDLVGSFENGIDPIFTRGHVTYYPVIFGITTEGKQITLVHCNVRKLRISSGVENIQLLRVNYAYKNIHIINPDEYTFQKVTLRFRNLNQWAILKGFILKISTENQKFNKYEALYENINNIDIELDNIKMSFVYGINYKIPYKGFIQKINAEEDVLISIKLSNDENFYSIINNYINPIQDLITFASCNAISIESINLFSDKHKRILKPMINSYMENNEIDLEEEDYLLPINIMFKQRYIDNSDIGDVIDKYLFSLDDIKDDYSNIIRRWFLINNELAACIQLLLRNRYMRLEDYLINFINITQMLEIYHRIRIGGGAIPNNIFRKHVRSIVQMLRPNKGKWVKERLKNSNNPTLKKRIEDLLHKNSYIMSDLIEDFDIFSQKVAKNRNYYTHYSKQDNTIWNSTELSVVCDITTILSYSCILEELGINTEQRLKMLRKHSSYENAKRNIHMLD, encoded by the coding sequence ATGAAAAATTTTAATTGTTTAGGATGGTGGTGGATTCCAAGTCAAGAAGAAAACAAAGTTGCTGGTGAATTGAGATTTTTAGCTGAAAAGGGATTCTTTCTTGATTTAGTAGGTTCTTTTGAAAATGGTATAGATCCTATATTTACACGTGGCCATGTAACCTACTACCCTGTTATATTCGGTATTACAACAGAAGGAAAGCAGATAACACTTGTTCATTGTAATGTACGAAAACTACGAATTTCATCAGGAGTAGAAAATATTCAGCTATTACGAGTTAACTATGCTTATAAGAACATACATATTATAAATCCTGATGAGTATACTTTTCAAAAAGTAACTCTCAGATTTAGAAATTTAAATCAATGGGCAATATTAAAGGGTTTTATTTTAAAAATTTCTACTGAAAATCAAAAATTCAATAAATATGAAGCCTTATATGAAAATATAAATAATATTGATATAGAATTAGATAATATAAAAATGTCATTTGTATATGGAATAAATTATAAAATCCCATATAAAGGATTTATTCAAAAAATAAATGCTGAAGAAGATGTATTAATATCCATTAAATTAAGTAATGATGAAAATTTTTATAGTATAATTAATAATTATATCAATCCAATTCAGGACTTAATAACTTTTGCGTCATGCAATGCAATATCCATTGAGAGTATAAATTTATTTTCTGATAAACATAAAAGAATTTTAAAACCAATGATTAATAGTTATATGGAAAATAATGAGATTGATTTAGAAGAAGAAGATTATTTATTACCTATAAATATTATGTTTAAGCAGAGATATATAGATAACTCTGATATTGGTGATGTAATTGATAAATACCTTTTTTCTCTTGATGATATAAAAGATGATTATAGTAATATTATACGTAGATGGTTCTTGATAAATAATGAGCTAGCGGCATGTATTCAATTACTATTAAGAAATAGATATATGAGACTAGAAGATTATTTAATTAATTTTATAAATATTACGCAAATGCTAGAGATATATCATAGGATACGTATTGGCGGGGGAGCAATCCCAAATAATATTTTTAGAAAACATGTTAGAAGTATCGTACAAATGCTTCGGCCCAATAAGGGAAAATGGGTGAAAGAAAGACTTAAGAATTCAAATAATCCAACATTGAAAAAAAGAATTGAAGATTTATTACACAAAAATTCGTATATAATGTCTGATTTAATCGAAGATTTTGATATTTTCAGTCAAAAAGTCGCAAAAAATCGCAATTATTATACACATTATAGTAAACAGGATAATACTATTTGGAATAGCACTGAATTATCAGTTGTTTGTGATATAACGACAATATTATCTTATAGTTGCATACTTGAGGAACTAGGGATAAATACTGAACAAAGATTGAAAATGTTAAGAAAACATTCTTCTTATGAAAATGCTAAAAGAAATATTCATATGTTAGATTAG
- a CDS encoding terpene synthase family protein, producing MTQTQSGAATTALCEAYGIALPYITMSSYLFPTASLERLQAIDLLNAILFYIDDSYDRNQHRVPIHLPSPATYAHCVGLFVDGMLPTDGHHLYPIWYEAYRQFRDLSTRDYRQRLAESLITHLQATQIPNRTFLQTTTTTDMYIATRLHDSGMYPTMILIEFALGQSVSRAVYTHPAMQRATELTALIGALLNDLFSYEKEVLHLDSRFNLVRILMDAEQLSFEQAVHRAVTMINQWIAKFETLAQPSVWFQGVQHAQANQYINALRQQIAAAWHWQLATNRYRSPNSPFPMLRNMLIDP from the coding sequence GTGACACAAACCCAGTCAGGAGCGGCAACCACGGCCCTCTGCGAAGCCTATGGCATCGCCCTCCCATACATCACCATGTCGTCGTATCTCTTTCCCACTGCCAGTCTCGAACGCCTGCAGGCCATTGATCTGCTGAACGCGATTCTCTTTTATATTGATGATAGCTATGATCGCAATCAGCACCGCGTGCCCATCCATCTGCCGAGTCCGGCCACCTATGCCCATTGTGTGGGGTTGTTCGTCGATGGCATGCTCCCCACCGATGGTCACCACCTCTATCCAATCTGGTATGAGGCCTACCGCCAGTTCCGCGACCTGAGCACTCGTGATTACCGCCAGCGCCTTGCCGAGTCCTTGATAACGCATCTGCAGGCGACCCAAATTCCCAACCGAACCTTTCTTCAGACAACCACAACAACGGACATGTATATCGCAACACGGCTCCATGATTCAGGCATGTATCCGACCATGATCCTGATTGAATTTGCCTTGGGCCAGTCTGTCTCGCGCGCAGTCTATACGCATCCCGCAATGCAACGCGCGACGGAACTCACGGCCCTCATTGGCGCGCTGCTCAATGACCTGTTTTCCTATGAAAAAGAAGTGCTGCACCTCGACTCACGCTTTAATCTCGTGCGTATTTTGATGGATGCTGAGCAGCTCTCGTTTGAGCAGGCCGTCCATCGCGCAGTGACGATGATTAATCAGTGGATTGCCAAGTTTGAGACGCTTGCACAGCCATCCGTCTGGTTTCAGGGGGTACAGCACGCCCAGGCCAATCAGTATATTAATGCCCTCCGCCAGCAAATTGCGGCCGCATGGCATTGGCAATTAGCAACCAATCGCTATCGATCGCCAAACTCGCCGTTTCCGATGCTACGTAACATGCTCATCGATCCATAG